A genomic segment from Methanolobus zinderi encodes:
- a CDS encoding DUF7544 domain-containing protein: MSWYVVDAVDRAFERTKKCLIEPFDFWKWMKLTIIVLLVGGGMNFNTGGGNYSFDETDMPVSQDFPTGAENVFENIYDTVSMNALAYMVGAILLIILLALIFAYISSVMEFVLVESLVSNDVRFWEYSRSFLGKGFGLFLFRLLLGILYLLIIAIVALPFIYYLTGQTDASLESSMLANIVYLIFLLIFIFFVLGVIGGIIGSFVNLAIPVSLYAGSGIFGAFSMVVKKFRQDWKQIIIYWIGRIVLNIAVAIVVGIAVLIMSAIALLLFLVFDGAVYFVLSALTASDTLVWIILAPVVFIQLIIFVLAIAFVSMPARVFVKYHMLTFLQMWYPEIEVPIFDRYKGSPMEDTATSL; the protein is encoded by the coding sequence ATGAGCTGGTATGTAGTAGACGCAGTTGATAGGGCATTTGAGCGGACCAAAAAGTGCCTGATCGAGCCTTTTGATTTCTGGAAATGGATGAAACTCACGATTATCGTCCTTCTTGTGGGCGGTGGAATGAATTTCAATACCGGAGGGGGCAACTACTCCTTTGACGAAACGGATATGCCGGTATCTCAGGACTTCCCGACAGGCGCGGAGAACGTTTTTGAAAATATCTATGATACCGTTTCGATGAATGCTTTAGCATACATGGTAGGAGCCATACTGCTTATTATTCTGCTTGCGCTTATATTTGCATATATTTCAAGTGTTATGGAATTCGTTCTCGTGGAATCCCTGGTAAGTAATGATGTCAGGTTCTGGGAATATTCGAGAAGTTTTCTGGGAAAGGGTTTCGGTCTATTCCTGTTCCGTCTATTGCTTGGTATACTGTACCTGTTGATTATTGCTATAGTTGCCCTGCCTTTTATCTACTACCTGACCGGCCAGACAGATGCAAGTCTTGAAAGTTCAATGCTTGCAAACATAGTCTATCTGATATTCCTGCTGATCTTCATATTCTTTGTACTCGGGGTGATAGGCGGGATCATAGGCTCATTTGTAAATCTCGCCATACCTGTAAGCCTGTATGCCGGATCAGGTATATTCGGTGCTTTCTCCATGGTAGTGAAAAAGTTCAGGCAGGACTGGAAGCAGATTATTATTTACTGGATAGGACGTATCGTGCTTAACATTGCGGTGGCCATTGTTGTCGGTATTGCCGTTCTGATAATGTCCGCCATTGCTCTATTGCTCTTCCTTGTCTTTGATGGGGCAGTGTACTTCGTTCTCTCGGCACTTACAGCATCAGATACGCTTGTCTGGATAATACTTGCACCTGTGGTCTTCATCCAGTTGATTATATTCGTGCTTGCAATTGCTTTTGTCAGTATGCCTGCCAGGGTGTTTGTAAAATATCATATGCTTACCTTCCTGCAGATGTGGTATCCGGAAATCGAAGTCCCCATATTTGACAGGTATAAGGGCTCTCCGATGGAGGACACGGCAACATCACTTTAA
- a CDS encoding Maf family nucleotide pyrophosphatase translates to MTKIILASASPRRKELLKQLIGDNFQVFTSSYGEERVERVTPEELVTHHSLEKARDVAGNFRDGVIIAADTVVVCGDEVLGKPENENAAREMLRRISGQQIQAITGITVFDIGRDRELTQYETTRIWISDLTEKEIDSYVGTGEPFGKAGSFAIQGKGADFVERIEGDLSNVVGLPLPVLKEMLVELDKEN, encoded by the coding sequence ATGACCAAAATCATCCTTGCTTCGGCTTCCCCGAGAAGAAAAGAATTACTGAAACAACTCATAGGAGATAATTTTCAGGTCTTTACGAGCTCTTATGGTGAAGAAAGAGTTGAAAGGGTCACTCCGGAAGAACTTGTCACACATCATTCACTGGAAAAAGCCAGGGATGTTGCAGGCAATTTCAGGGACGGTGTTATCATCGCTGCGGATACTGTTGTTGTCTGCGGAGATGAAGTGCTCGGAAAACCGGAAAATGAGAATGCTGCCAGGGAAATGCTACGCAGGATAAGCGGACAGCAGATACAGGCTATCACAGGAATAACTGTATTTGATATAGGCAGAGATCGAGAGCTCACTCAGTATGAGACTACCAGGATATGGATCAGCGATCTTACTGAAAAGGAAATTGACTCCTATGTGGGCACAGGTGAGCCATTTGGTAAAGCAGGATCCTTTGCTATTCAGGGAAAAGGTGCAGATTTCGTGGAAAGAATTGAAGGTGATCTCTCCAATGTAGTCGGCCTTCCATTACCAGTTCTCAAAGAGATGCTTGTGGAATTGGATAAGGAAAATTAA
- a CDS encoding phosphate/phosphite/phosphonate ABC transporter substrate-binding protein, with amino-acid sequence MNYILGSNKKGCFSVLTILTILILASGCAAKDENVIQTDEVQKELRIGLILWDEPVKVSQQFSGVENYLGSELGMEIRTIKSSDYYVIIDAMEAGELDMAFFGPFSSVIAAERAGSEIIIAGANDEGKLDTYNSYIIVNRNTRINSTDELAENSHNVTFSFVDPASTSGNLVPRGYLLSQDIDPETDFGSVIFSGGHDITIKSVISGNIVDAGAVASTAYGRYFEDDNSSENDILIIWESGPIPPNPIAVRGDMDPVLRENIKNAFLDMKTKSPETFESFMEVRDNHASYIEANNSDYAFIREMAQAMDYI; translated from the coding sequence ATGAATTATATCCTTGGTTCCAATAAAAAAGGCTGCTTTTCAGTTCTCACGATTTTGACCATTTTAATCCTTGCTTCCGGGTGTGCAGCAAAAGATGAAAATGTAATTCAGACTGATGAGGTACAAAAAGAGCTCAGGATCGGGCTGATATTATGGGACGAACCTGTAAAGGTGTCACAACAGTTCAGTGGTGTTGAAAATTACCTGGGTTCAGAGCTTGGAATGGAGATAAGGACAATAAAAAGCAGTGATTATTATGTTATAATCGATGCCATGGAAGCAGGAGAACTGGATATGGCTTTCTTTGGACCCTTTTCTTCTGTGATCGCAGCTGAGAGGGCAGGATCTGAGATCATAATAGCAGGAGCAAATGACGAAGGGAAACTTGATACCTATAACAGTTATATCATTGTCAACAGGAACACGAGAATCAACAGCACTGATGAACTGGCAGAGAACTCGCACAACGTGACCTTCTCTTTCGTAGATCCGGCATCCACCTCCGGTAATCTGGTTCCCCGCGGATATCTGCTGTCACAGGATATTGACCCGGAAACAGATTTTGGGTCAGTCATATTTTCCGGTGGACATGACATTACTATAAAGTCCGTAATATCCGGTAACATTGTTGATGCGGGTGCCGTAGCTTCAACGGCCTACGGTCGTTATTTTGAAGATGACAATTCTTCGGAGAACGATATTCTGATAATCTGGGAATCTGGCCCTATACCACCCAATCCCATTGCCGTAAGAGGTGACATGGACCCTGTGCTCAGAGAAAATATCAAAAATGCCTTCCTCGATATGAAAACAAAATCACCTGAAACATTCGAGAGCTTCATGGAGGTACGCGATAATCATGCATCTTATATCGAAGCCAACAACAGTGATTATGCGTTCATCCGTGAGATGGCTCAGGCAATGGATTACATTTAG